Proteins encoded together in one Desulfosporosinus meridiei DSM 13257 window:
- a CDS encoding D-alanyl-D-alanine carboxypeptidase family protein: MTSLKRTQAFYCVILCVIGICLLLAGPVFGAPVKKPANKAVEGADPGVTADAAVLMDVATGDILFSKKADKQRPPASTTKIMTAILGFELGRPDEIVTVSDKAAAVGESTIYLDPGEKIALYELITGALVRSGNDACVAIAEHIAGSEEQFVELMNRKALALGAQNTHFVNTNGLPRKEHYSTAYDLALMARYGLQIPQFVSITRLKETEIHFIEPDVFMDVRNTNKLLWNYPYADGIKTGTTTAAGKCLVASATKEGRQLLVVVLNAPDRFGDAKKLLEWGFQNTETVRLAAAGEVIGKFEHITKPVQVLTTDPLDVSVKKADLKKLEKRIEWEKPTNLPICAGDRLGRLEVWMGEKKLNSVPLISENGVEEKSFLKTIISFNS; the protein is encoded by the coding sequence ATGACTAGTCTAAAGCGGACGCAGGCTTTCTACTGCGTTATTCTTTGTGTTATAGGTATATGCTTATTACTGGCTGGACCCGTCTTTGGTGCCCCGGTAAAGAAGCCTGCAAATAAAGCTGTAGAGGGGGCCGACCCGGGAGTGACCGCTGATGCTGCAGTGCTGATGGATGTGGCTACAGGAGATATTCTTTTTAGCAAAAAAGCTGATAAACAACGTCCTCCAGCTAGCACCACAAAAATCATGACCGCAATTTTGGGCTTCGAACTGGGTCGACCTGATGAAATTGTAACAGTGAGTGATAAAGCGGCAGCTGTTGGTGAATCGACAATTTACCTGGATCCCGGGGAAAAAATCGCGCTCTATGAACTTATAACAGGGGCCTTAGTTCGTTCAGGGAATGATGCCTGTGTAGCAATTGCTGAACATATTGCCGGAAGTGAAGAACAGTTTGTAGAATTAATGAATCGAAAGGCACTGGCCTTGGGTGCACAAAATACACATTTTGTTAACACCAACGGTTTACCTCGAAAAGAGCATTATTCAACAGCTTATGACTTGGCTTTAATGGCTAGGTATGGTTTGCAGATTCCACAATTTGTATCAATTACTCGGCTAAAAGAGACCGAAATACACTTTATTGAGCCAGACGTTTTCATGGACGTTAGAAACACCAATAAATTGCTATGGAACTATCCCTATGCAGATGGTATTAAAACTGGAACAACTACGGCAGCCGGCAAATGTTTGGTGGCTTCTGCTACCAAGGAGGGACGCCAACTTTTAGTTGTTGTTCTCAATGCACCTGATCGATTCGGAGATGCCAAGAAGCTTTTGGAATGGGGGTTTCAAAACACTGAAACTGTTCGGTTAGCGGCCGCCGGCGAGGTAATCGGCAAGTTTGAACATATTACAAAGCCCGTTCAAGTATTAACGACTGATCCTCTGGATGTAAGCGTTAAAAAGGCTGATCTTAAGAAGCTGGAAAAGCGTATCGAATGGGAAAAACCGACGAATCTGCCTATCTGTGCTGGGGATCGGTTAGGTCGTTTAGAGGTGTGGATGGGGGAAAAGAAGCTAAACAGCGTTCCCCTAATCAGTGAAAATGGAGTCGAAGAAAAATCGTTCCTTAAGACGATTATTTCCTTTAATTCTTAG
- a CDS encoding polysaccharide deacetylase family protein — MFINLKISRRILSFGGIFFLLIVGIVAGRWVVASNTPVPKPIDQITTDQKLMALTINVDWGEEFIPAILDELEKNKAQVTFFVTGRWAKKNPDLLKEIYNRGHQIENHGYSHPHPDQLSVGANQEEIKKTESIVEGIIGKKTQLYAPPYGEKGASGLRAAHEMGYRTILWTLDTVDWRPDSTPEIIAKRIVNPAIKFGIKPNKSGAIVLMHPKANTVKALPVILEQLAKEGYIFQTLDELITYDQSGDTTS; from the coding sequence ATGTTCATTAACTTAAAAATCTCGCGACGAATACTCTCGTTTGGCGGGATTTTCTTTCTATTGATTGTCGGAATTGTTGCTGGGCGCTGGGTTGTAGCCTCAAACACACCTGTTCCTAAGCCTATTGACCAAATCACGACGGATCAGAAACTCATGGCTTTAACGATTAATGTTGACTGGGGAGAAGAATTTATTCCGGCAATCTTAGATGAATTAGAGAAAAATAAGGCTCAGGTAACTTTTTTTGTAACTGGTCGATGGGCCAAGAAAAATCCAGACTTGCTGAAAGAAATCTATAATAGAGGGCATCAAATAGAAAACCATGGGTATTCTCATCCTCATCCTGATCAGCTTTCCGTGGGAGCAAACCAAGAAGAAATCAAAAAAACAGAAAGTATTGTAGAAGGAATTATAGGGAAGAAGACACAGTTGTATGCTCCTCCTTATGGTGAGAAGGGAGCATCCGGACTTCGAGCTGCCCATGAAATGGGCTATAGAACAATCCTTTGGACACTTGATACTGTTGATTGGAGGCCTGACAGCACACCGGAAATAATTGCCAAGAGAATTGTAAATCCTGCCATAAAGTTTGGAATTAAGCCAAACAAGTCAGGTGCCATAGTGTTAATGCATCCGAAAGCTAATACAGTAAAAGCTCTGCCCGTGATTCTTGAACAACTTGCCAAGGAGGGTTATATCTTCCAAACTCTTGATGAGCTAATAACATATGACCAGAGCGGAGATACTACCTCATGA
- a CDS encoding polyribonucleotide nucleotidyltransferase encodes MKQEILERSLSVGGRTMTFQTGKLGKQAGGAIFLRYGDTVVTAFATCSAVAREGIDFFPLTVEFEERMYAAGKIPGGFIKREGRASEKATLSARLIDRPIRPLFPQGFRNEVQVVAAVMSVDQDCATDITAINAASAALAISNIPFEGPIAAVTVGLVDDEYIINPTIEQGAKSQMHITVAGTQEAIMMVEASAHEVPEDKILDAIMFGHEEIKKIAKFIEGYREEAFNMGLAKEKLQVTIVGHPENLVQAVRDFAYVKLDQAVRVEEKKARENAIDGVKAETLAHLEAEFPEDSKAISNILEDIVHQIVRKLITHEQIRPDGRAVDEVRPISVEVGILPRTHGTGLFTRGQTQVLTVATLGAARDEQILDGLGLERSKRYIHHYNFPPYSVGETRPMRGPGRREIGHGALAERALVPVLPNEDDFPYTIRLVSEVLESNGSSSMASVCGSTLSLMDAGVPISAPVAGIAMGLIKEDDQIAILTDIQGLEDHFGDMDFKVAGTSKGVTALQMDIKIMGVSREILLKALTQAKAGRLHILDKMLAVMDKPRPQLSAYAPRIITATIHPDKIREVIGPGGKTIKKIVEETDVKIDIEDDGRVFISSVGGDGGERALKIIQALTQEVEVGKVYQGKVTRVMDFGAFVEVIPGVLGLTGKEGLVHISQLAHERVEKVEDVVKVGDEITVKATAIDKQGRLNLSRKEAIPRKENPAPQKS; translated from the coding sequence GTGAAACAGGAAATACTAGAAAGGTCACTCTCGGTAGGTGGAAGAACTATGACCTTCCAGACCGGGAAACTTGGGAAGCAAGCGGGAGGTGCAATATTTCTTCGTTATGGAGATACAGTCGTAACTGCATTTGCAACTTGCAGTGCTGTAGCTCGTGAAGGTATTGATTTTTTCCCCTTGACAGTTGAGTTTGAAGAACGGATGTATGCCGCAGGAAAAATTCCGGGCGGATTTATTAAACGTGAAGGGAGAGCTAGTGAGAAAGCAACTCTTTCAGCTCGTTTAATTGACAGACCTATTCGTCCGTTGTTTCCACAGGGATTTCGCAATGAAGTTCAAGTTGTTGCAGCTGTAATGTCAGTAGATCAAGATTGTGCGACAGATATCACTGCTATAAATGCTGCTTCCGCAGCTTTAGCTATATCTAACATTCCCTTCGAAGGTCCTATCGCTGCAGTTACGGTTGGACTTGTGGATGATGAATATATTATTAATCCTACTATTGAACAGGGTGCTAAAAGCCAAATGCATATTACAGTTGCCGGAACGCAAGAAGCTATCATGATGGTGGAAGCCAGTGCCCATGAAGTGCCAGAGGATAAGATCTTAGATGCAATTATGTTTGGGCACGAAGAGATTAAAAAGATTGCTAAGTTTATTGAAGGCTATCGAGAAGAAGCTTTTAATATGGGTTTGGCGAAAGAAAAACTTCAAGTGACAATAGTAGGTCACCCTGAAAACCTTGTCCAAGCAGTACGCGACTTTGCTTACGTTAAATTAGATCAGGCTGTACGAGTAGAAGAGAAGAAAGCTAGAGAGAATGCAATTGACGGAGTTAAAGCTGAAACTCTAGCTCATCTTGAAGCTGAGTTCCCTGAAGATTCAAAAGCAATCTCAAATATCCTAGAGGACATTGTGCATCAGATTGTCCGAAAATTGATTACCCATGAGCAAATCAGACCGGATGGTCGGGCAGTGGATGAAGTTCGCCCAATTAGTGTCGAAGTAGGTATTTTACCCCGTACACATGGGACAGGCCTCTTTACACGTGGACAAACTCAAGTGTTAACAGTGGCAACTCTAGGTGCGGCTAGAGATGAGCAAATTCTCGATGGTCTGGGTTTAGAAAGATCAAAGAGGTATATTCATCACTATAATTTCCCCCCCTATAGTGTTGGGGAGACTAGGCCTATGCGCGGACCGGGACGAAGAGAAATTGGTCATGGTGCATTAGCAGAGCGTGCTTTAGTTCCGGTGCTTCCTAACGAGGATGATTTCCCTTACACGATTCGTTTGGTTTCAGAGGTTTTGGAATCTAATGGATCAAGTTCCATGGCTTCCGTATGCGGTAGTACTCTTTCATTAATGGACGCCGGTGTTCCTATTTCGGCACCTGTTGCAGGTATTGCAATGGGACTCATTAAGGAAGATGATCAAATTGCTATACTCACAGATATCCAGGGTTTAGAGGATCATTTTGGAGATATGGATTTTAAAGTTGCTGGAACAAGCAAAGGGGTAACCGCTTTGCAGATGGATATTAAGATTATGGGTGTGTCAAGAGAAATCCTACTAAAAGCCTTAACTCAAGCTAAAGCTGGGCGACTTCATATTCTTGATAAGATGCTAGCTGTTATGGATAAGCCACGCCCACAGCTTTCTGCTTACGCACCAAGAATTATTACCGCGACGATTCATCCGGATAAGATTCGTGAGGTTATTGGACCCGGGGGAAAAACTATCAAGAAAATCGTCGAGGAAACAGATGTCAAAATCGATATCGAGGATGATGGACGAGTCTTCATATCTTCAGTTGGCGGCGATGGCGGAGAGAGAGCCTTAAAAATAATTCAGGCCCTGACCCAGGAAGTTGAAGTAGGTAAGGTGTATCAAGGTAAAGTCACAAGGGTTATGGATTTTGGCGCATTTGTTGAGGTCATCCCAGGAGTTTTGGGGCTCACTGGCAAGGAAGGGCTAGTTCATATTTCTCAGTTGGCTCATGAACGTGTCGAAAAAGTAGAAGATGTTGTAAAAGTTGGAGATGAAATTACAGTTAAGGCTACTGCAATCGATAAGCAAGGTAGGTTGAATCTATCTCGTAAAGAAGCAATACCCCGTAAAGAAAATCCAGCCCCACAAAAATCTTAA
- the rpsO gene encoding 30S ribosomal protein S15: protein MMTPERKQEIITKFAQHEGDTGSPEVQIALLTERITYLTEHFKTHKKDHHSRRGLLKMVGSRRALLNYLKNGNFDRYRTIITELGLRK from the coding sequence ATGATGACACCTGAGAGAAAGCAAGAGATCATTACAAAGTTTGCCCAACACGAAGGGGACACCGGATCTCCGGAAGTACAAATTGCGCTTCTCACCGAGCGGATTACCTATTTAACAGAGCACTTTAAGACTCATAAAAAAGACCATCACTCCCGCCGTGGGCTATTAAAGATGGTTGGATCGAGACGTGCTTTATTAAACTATCTAAAGAATGGTAACTTTGATCGTTATCGTACTATTATTACTGAACTTGGCCTGCGGAAGTAA